Proteins encoded within one genomic window of Jiangella mangrovi:
- a CDS encoding SpaA isopeptide-forming pilin-related protein — protein MVLLLVGASTTAAGTSALANDDDNELVGGFEMDGNVYEGFDNDTTATGPDGDPVDWGSAEVLPGVDVVEDPLGGTDTTVFDRGSKENDLSTWNDDGSAAAPGKGDLGRAYTYSRVSGGDQYLFAGFERGTDNGSVRWYVELNQQPNTVNGEDTVVPDRTVGDLRVSLFNQGIRAIRVDAFERWDGDSWVSAGATGDVTVLANDSAITTPSDESPLDREQFVELAFDLTALIGEQDDCAFGGFGALWVRSAPGVSPSSELKDYVTGDVDVADPCGALVIEKQDAEGEPLGGATFTVEPNPIPDAADPGSLTIVDNDVNDADPADGVIVVDPALPGDYTVTETAPPPGYVPDGEPQDATVEAGGTATVTFVNGLGSLAWAKLDAESGDPVCCATFTVEGTGGAADGVSLTVVDNGENDADPAEGAVLVEDLPTGTYTVTETEPPTGYDLPENPVRDGIVIDQDTPDAAIDAAFEDPRLLSELTVRKLDADTQEPLAGATFELYLDDGDGEMEAPDGDTLIGDCTTGDDGTCTVGTLAWGTYYWYEAEAPAGYELPADRLSGMTTIDRDNAGTDLAVSTLADRQVRSAIRIVKTDATTGEALAGATFVVRLDDGDGEFETGDDAVVDPPGEVTTDATGAVTVDGLLFGDYWVEETGAPTGYQLPDPAFQGPVSIGPDNAGDTVEVAVENEQQLTDLSVRKLDGNSDTPLELAGATFELYLEDDTLVGECTTGDDGTCTVEDLGFGSYYWLETAAPPGYDLPDDPTSELVTITAENAGTEIEPLTFFNPRKPGVLSVLKLDADDDAPLAGAQFDLVNEDGDEVVGSCTTGEDGTCSIGDLGFGTYHWVETAAPQGYDLPDDVTSDSIVLDASTVDDPAVFEIRDPRLLSELSVLKVDAYDGTTLAGAEFELRAGDEDGEAVGSCTTGDDGTCTVGDLDFGSYVWVETAAPHGYALPDDATSDPVVIDASNAGGELTQVVVHDPRLLSDLSVHKVAEDTGESLPGAVFDLVLEGDADFVVGTCTTGDDGLCSVGDLDFGDYHWVEITAPEGYLLPDDVTSDTISITADNAGTDIAAVTFVDPPADEPPTPSPTPTPSPTEPGASPSPTPGEPGEPDLPDTGLGDPLRLVALVAAALLAAGAAVRWRVRRT, from the coding sequence ATGGTTCTCCTACTGGTCGGCGCGTCGACGACGGCTGCCGGTACGAGCGCGCTGGCGAACGACGACGACAACGAGCTCGTCGGTGGCTTCGAGATGGACGGCAACGTCTACGAGGGCTTCGACAACGACACGACGGCGACGGGTCCCGACGGCGACCCGGTCGACTGGGGGAGCGCCGAGGTCCTTCCCGGCGTCGACGTGGTCGAGGACCCGCTCGGCGGCACCGACACGACCGTGTTCGACCGCGGGAGCAAGGAGAACGACCTCTCGACGTGGAACGACGACGGGTCCGCGGCGGCGCCCGGCAAGGGTGACCTCGGCCGCGCCTACACCTACAGCCGCGTCTCCGGCGGCGACCAGTACCTGTTCGCCGGCTTCGAGCGCGGCACCGACAACGGCAGCGTCCGCTGGTACGTCGAGCTGAACCAGCAGCCCAACACCGTCAACGGTGAGGACACGGTGGTGCCCGACCGCACCGTCGGCGACCTGCGGGTGAGCTTGTTCAACCAGGGCATCCGCGCGATCCGGGTCGACGCCTTCGAGCGCTGGGACGGCGACAGCTGGGTCTCGGCCGGCGCGACGGGCGACGTCACCGTCCTCGCCAACGACTCCGCCATCACCACGCCCAGCGACGAGTCGCCGCTGGACCGCGAGCAGTTCGTCGAGCTCGCCTTCGATCTCACCGCGCTGATCGGCGAGCAGGACGACTGCGCGTTCGGCGGCTTCGGCGCGCTGTGGGTCCGCAGCGCGCCCGGCGTCAGCCCGAGCTCGGAGCTCAAGGACTACGTCACCGGCGATGTCGATGTCGCCGACCCGTGCGGCGCGCTGGTCATCGAGAAGCAGGACGCCGAGGGCGAGCCGCTGGGTGGCGCGACCTTCACCGTCGAGCCCAACCCGATCCCGGACGCGGCCGACCCCGGCTCGCTGACCATCGTCGACAACGACGTGAACGACGCCGACCCGGCCGACGGCGTCATCGTCGTCGACCCGGCGCTGCCCGGCGACTACACCGTCACCGAGACCGCCCCGCCGCCCGGCTACGTCCCCGACGGCGAGCCGCAGGACGCCACCGTCGAGGCCGGCGGCACCGCCACGGTCACGTTCGTCAACGGCCTCGGCTCCCTCGCGTGGGCCAAGCTCGACGCGGAGTCCGGCGACCCGGTCTGCTGCGCGACGTTCACCGTCGAGGGCACCGGCGGCGCGGCCGACGGCGTCAGCCTGACGGTCGTCGACAACGGCGAGAACGACGCCGACCCGGCCGAGGGCGCCGTGCTGGTCGAGGACCTCCCGACCGGCACCTACACCGTCACCGAGACGGAGCCGCCCACCGGCTACGACCTGCCGGAGAACCCGGTCCGCGACGGCATCGTCATCGACCAGGACACGCCGGACGCCGCCATCGACGCGGCGTTCGAGGACCCGCGGCTGCTCTCCGAGCTGACCGTCCGCAAGCTCGACGCCGACACCCAGGAGCCGCTGGCCGGCGCCACGTTCGAGCTGTACCTCGACGACGGCGACGGCGAGATGGAGGCGCCGGACGGCGACACGCTGATCGGCGACTGCACCACCGGCGACGACGGCACCTGCACCGTCGGTACCCTCGCGTGGGGCACCTACTACTGGTACGAGGCCGAGGCGCCGGCCGGGTACGAGCTGCCCGCCGACCGGCTCAGCGGCATGACCACCATCGACCGCGACAACGCCGGCACCGATCTCGCCGTCTCGACCCTGGCCGACCGTCAGGTCCGCTCGGCGATCCGGATCGTCAAGACCGACGCGACCACCGGCGAGGCGCTGGCCGGCGCGACGTTCGTCGTCCGCCTCGACGACGGCGACGGTGAGTTCGAGACCGGCGACGATGCCGTCGTCGACCCGCCCGGCGAGGTGACCACCGACGCGACGGGCGCGGTCACCGTCGACGGCCTCCTCTTCGGTGACTACTGGGTCGAGGAGACCGGCGCACCGACCGGCTACCAGCTGCCCGACCCGGCGTTCCAGGGCCCGGTGTCCATCGGCCCGGACAACGCCGGCGACACGGTCGAGGTGGCGGTCGAGAACGAGCAGCAGCTCACCGACCTGTCGGTGCGCAAGCTCGACGGCAACTCCGACACCCCGCTGGAGCTGGCCGGCGCCACCTTCGAGCTGTACCTCGAGGACGACACGCTCGTCGGCGAGTGCACCACGGGCGACGACGGCACCTGCACCGTCGAGGACCTCGGCTTCGGGTCGTACTACTGGCTCGAGACCGCCGCGCCGCCCGGGTACGACCTGCCGGACGACCCCACCAGCGAGCTCGTCACGATCACCGCCGAGAACGCCGGCACCGAGATCGAGCCGCTGACGTTCTTCAACCCGCGCAAGCCGGGTGTGCTCTCGGTCCTCAAGCTCGACGCCGACGACGACGCGCCGCTGGCCGGCGCGCAGTTCGACCTGGTGAACGAGGACGGCGACGAGGTCGTGGGCAGCTGCACGACCGGCGAGGACGGCACCTGCTCGATCGGCGACCTCGGCTTCGGCACGTACCACTGGGTCGAGACGGCGGCGCCGCAGGGCTACGACCTGCCCGACGACGTGACGAGCGACTCGATCGTGCTCGACGCGTCCACCGTCGACGACCCGGCCGTGTTCGAGATCCGCGACCCGCGGCTGCTCTCGGAGCTGTCGGTGCTGAAGGTCGACGCGTACGACGGCACGACGCTCGCAGGCGCGGAGTTCGAGCTGCGCGCCGGCGACGAGGACGGCGAGGCCGTCGGCAGTTGCACGACCGGTGACGACGGCACCTGCACCGTAGGGGACCTCGACTTCGGCAGCTATGTCTGGGTCGAGACCGCCGCGCCGCACGGCTACGCGCTGCCCGACGACGCCACGAGCGACCCGGTGGTCATCGACGCCTCGAACGCGGGCGGCGAGCTCACCCAGGTCGTCGTGCACGACCCGCGGCTGCTGTCGGACCTGAGCGTGCACAAGGTCGCCGAGGACACCGGCGAGTCGCTGCCGGGCGCCGTGTTCGACCTGGTGCTCGAGGGCGACGCCGACTTCGTGGTCGGCACCTGCACCACCGGCGACGACGGGCTGTGCTCGGTCGGCGACCTCGACTTCGGCGACTACCACTGGGTCGAGATCACCGCGCCCGAGGGCTACCTGCTGCCGGACGACGTCACCAGCGACACGATCTCGATCACTGCGGACAACGCGGGCACCGACATCGCCGCGGTGACCTTCGTCGACCCGCCGGCCGACGAGCCGCCGACGCCGTCGCCCACGCCGACCCCGTCCCCCACGGAGCCGGGGGCGTCGCCGTCGCCCACTCCTGGTGAGCCGGGCGAGCCGGACCTGCCCGACACCGGTCTGGGCGACCCGCTCCGGCTGGTCGCGCTGGTCGCGGCGGCGCTGCTCGCCGCGGGCGCGGCGGTGCGCTGGCGGGTCCGGCGCACCTGA
- a CDS encoding ScyD/ScyE family protein translates to MVQLSRARTAAAVLATGVMAVSAVFTAPAAVAKGSSTPKPVASFDGPRGVDVDRDGRIVVGAADGTVSLVTDRGRHPKVREIGSVPATGLAPAVAAGRHDKFYALTGGGEPGTGAATLYLLRKGRDAKPIADIAAYQQRDPDPFNQEGEPTESNPFGVAALKDGSVLVADAAGNDLLRVYPNGHIVTVARLKPRTVEVPAGLPPEFDGNPIPPVGTEITAEAVATSVTVGPDGYWYVGELRGFPATPGTSEIWRIKPGTRNAVCNPERPHKGDCRRFADGLTSIVDLAPGSHGSILAVELVQQSWFQWELELVDPPIGGLFRVRPGGSIRELVPGTLILPGGADTAPNGKIYVTGPVFGPGSLSRIG, encoded by the coding sequence ATGGTGCAACTGTCGCGTGCACGCACAGCAGCAGCAGTCCTGGCCACGGGGGTGATGGCCGTCTCGGCCGTGTTCACGGCACCGGCCGCCGTCGCGAAGGGCTCGTCCACGCCGAAACCGGTGGCGTCGTTCGACGGCCCGAGGGGAGTGGACGTCGACCGGGACGGCCGCATCGTCGTCGGCGCGGCCGACGGCACGGTGAGCCTGGTGACCGACCGGGGCCGGCACCCGAAGGTCCGCGAGATCGGCTCGGTGCCGGCGACAGGACTCGCGCCGGCGGTCGCGGCGGGACGGCACGACAAGTTCTACGCCCTGACCGGCGGCGGCGAACCGGGCACCGGCGCGGCGACGCTGTACCTGCTGCGCAAGGGCAGGGACGCGAAGCCGATCGCGGACATCGCCGCCTACCAGCAGCGCGACCCGGACCCGTTCAACCAGGAGGGCGAGCCCACCGAGTCGAACCCGTTCGGCGTCGCCGCGCTGAAGGACGGCAGCGTCCTGGTCGCCGACGCGGCGGGCAACGACCTGCTCCGCGTGTACCCGAACGGCCACATCGTCACCGTCGCCCGGCTCAAGCCGCGCACCGTCGAGGTGCCCGCGGGCCTGCCGCCGGAGTTCGACGGCAACCCGATCCCGCCGGTCGGCACCGAGATCACGGCCGAGGCCGTCGCGACCTCGGTGACCGTCGGCCCGGACGGCTACTGGTACGTCGGCGAGCTGCGCGGGTTCCCGGCCACGCCGGGCACGTCGGAGATCTGGCGGATCAAGCCGGGCACCCGCAACGCGGTGTGCAACCCGGAACGCCCGCACAAGGGCGACTGCCGGCGCTTCGCCGACGGCCTGACGTCGATCGTGGACCTCGCTCCTGGCAGCCACGGCAGCATCCTGGCGGTCGAGCTGGTGCAGCAGAGCTGGTTCCAGTGGGAGCTCGAGCTGGTCGACCCGCCCATCGGCGGGCTGTTCCGGGTTCGCCCCGGCGGCTCGATCAGGGAACTGGTGCCCGGCACGCTGATCCTGCCCGGTGGCGCGGATACCGCACCGAACGGAAAGATCTATGTCACCGGACCGGTATTCGGGCCGGGTTCGCTGTCACGCATCGGGTGA
- a CDS encoding VOC family protein — protein MITKLGVATAYVSDYDQALDFFIGKLGFELRSDVTMENGFRWLTVGPPASPQFQLNLTVPGPPMHDEATAAALRELMAKGALSAGAWNTDDCRKTFEEYSARGVEFIQEPAERPYGVEAVFRDDFGNWYSLNELNDKALDQKAMAEAFEPGGK, from the coding sequence ATGATCACCAAGCTGGGCGTCGCGACGGCGTACGTGAGCGACTACGACCAGGCGCTCGACTTCTTCATCGGCAAGCTCGGCTTCGAGCTGCGCTCCGACGTCACCATGGAGAACGGGTTCCGCTGGCTGACGGTGGGCCCGCCGGCCAGCCCGCAGTTCCAGCTGAACCTGACGGTGCCCGGCCCGCCCATGCACGACGAGGCGACGGCGGCGGCGTTGCGTGAGCTGATGGCCAAGGGCGCGCTCAGCGCCGGCGCCTGGAACACCGACGACTGCCGCAAGACGTTCGAGGAGTACTCCGCCCGCGGGGTCGAGTTCATCCAGGAGCCGGCCGAGCGTCCGTACGGCGTCGAGGCGGTCTTCCGCGACGACTTCGGCAACTGGTACAGCCTCAACGAACTCAACGACAAGGCACTGGACCAGAAGGCGATGGCGGAGGCGTTCGAGCCCGGCGGGAAGTGA
- a CDS encoding helix-turn-helix transcriptional regulator, giving the protein MTAGSGAVDTLVAVRRARDFIDRCYAEPLELADIAAAAGYSRFHLVRAFKAAYGETPGRYLQRRRVERAQELLRVADLNVTEICHVVGFSSLGSFSSLFSELVGVSPSQFQRDAHAAGPPLIPGCYILMWGRPLPRKTATTEKPPPAPAP; this is encoded by the coding sequence ATGACGGCCGGGTCCGGCGCCGTCGACACGCTGGTCGCGGTGCGGCGCGCCCGCGACTTCATCGACCGGTGCTACGCCGAGCCACTGGAGTTGGCCGACATCGCGGCCGCCGCGGGCTACTCGCGGTTCCACCTGGTCCGGGCGTTCAAGGCGGCCTACGGCGAGACGCCGGGCCGCTACCTGCAGCGCCGCCGGGTCGAGCGGGCCCAGGAGCTGCTGCGCGTGGCCGACCTCAACGTCACCGAGATCTGCCACGTGGTCGGCTTCAGCAGTCTCGGCTCGTTCAGCAGCCTCTTCTCCGAGCTGGTCGGGGTGTCGCCGTCGCAGTTCCAGCGCGACGCGCACGCGGCCGGGCCGCCGTTGATCCCCGGCTGCTACATCCTCATGTGGGGCCGGCCGCTGCCGAGGAAGACGGCAACCACGGAGAAGCCGCCGCCCGCTCCCGCGCCGTAG